Proteins co-encoded in one Methylobacterium sp. WL1 genomic window:
- a CDS encoding DUF4164 family protein, whose translation MADDRTDTNPIDAAFARLDSALSRLDAVVARRLEAEAEPDDRDAELALMDEDRARLAAALDAASAHLADVEATTGLVGQRLDRAIQTVQGVLGRA comes from the coding sequence ATGGCCGACGACAGGACGGACACGAACCCCATCGATGCGGCCTTCGCCCGGCTCGACTCCGCCTTGAGCCGCCTGGACGCGGTGGTGGCCCGCCGCCTGGAGGCCGAGGCCGAACCCGACGACCGGGACGCCGAGCTGGCGCTGATGGACGAGGACCGGGCCCGGCTCGCCGCCGCCCTCGACGCCGCGAGCGCGCATCTGGCCGATGTCGAGGCCACGACCGGACTGGTCGGCCAGCGGCTCGACCGCGCGATCCAGACCGTCCAGGGCGTGCTCGGCCGGGCCTGA
- the zapA gene encoding cell division protein ZapA has protein sequence MPQINVTIDGKLYRMACGAGEEAHLTGLAESFGARIGEMRQSFGEIGDMRLQVMAALTIADELAELRTRHAALEAETADLRKATEAADRARAEDAARAADGIGRAAERIGKLAEALGGSGAGKGGVAREVV, from the coding sequence TTGCCCCAGATCAACGTGACCATCGACGGAAAGCTCTACCGCATGGCCTGCGGTGCCGGCGAGGAGGCCCACCTCACCGGGCTGGCCGAGAGCTTTGGCGCGCGCATCGGCGAGATGCGCCAGAGTTTCGGCGAGATCGGTGACATGCGCCTCCAGGTGATGGCCGCCCTGACCATCGCCGACGAGCTGGCTGAGCTGCGCACCCGCCACGCCGCCCTGGAGGCCGAGACGGCGGATCTCCGCAAAGCCACCGAAGCCGCCGACCGTGCCCGGGCCGAGGACGCCGCCCGCGCCGCCGACGGGATCGGGCGAGCCGCCGAGCGGATCGGGAAGCTGGCGGAGGCGCTGGGTGGAAGCGGGGCCGGGAAGGGGGGCGTGGCGCGGGAGGTGGTGTAA
- a CDS encoding GntR family transcriptional regulator: MHGEFQKIDTGLLSDRIRNALTDAITSGEIPAGTALDEQNLAQRYGASRTPVREALRQLAASGLVEVRPRRGVVVARLTPERIADMFETTAEIEAMCARLATYRMTPLERGRLMDLQEDSAAAVEAGDVDAYDRLNRAFHESLYAATHNSFMAEQALAIRERLAAFRRTQLRHGDRIRRSRDEHGEILAAIAEGDGELAARRMRAHMLRAAAALGRYIADTVG; encoded by the coding sequence ATGCACGGCGAGTTCCAGAAGATCGACACCGGGCTTCTCTCCGACCGGATCCGCAACGCGCTCACCGACGCGATCACGTCCGGTGAGATCCCGGCCGGCACGGCCCTCGACGAGCAGAACCTCGCGCAGCGCTACGGCGCCTCCCGCACCCCGGTCCGGGAGGCCCTGCGCCAGCTCGCGGCCTCGGGACTGGTGGAGGTCCGCCCGCGCCGGGGCGTGGTGGTGGCCCGGCTGACGCCGGAGCGCATCGCCGACATGTTCGAGACCACCGCGGAGATCGAGGCGATGTGCGCCCGGCTCGCAACCTACCGGATGACGCCGCTGGAGCGCGGCCGGCTGATGGACCTGCAGGAGGATTCCGCCGCCGCCGTGGAAGCCGGCGACGTCGACGCCTACGACCGGCTCAACCGCGCCTTCCACGAATCGCTCTACGCGGCGACCCACAACAGCTTCATGGCCGAGCAGGCCCTGGCGATCCGCGAGCGCCTGGCCGCCTTCCGCCGGACCCAGCTCCGCCACGGCGACCGGATCCGCCGTTCACGGGACGAACACGGCGAGATTCTCGCGGCTATCGCCGAGGGGGATGGGGAATTGGCGGCTCGGCGGATGCGGGCCCACATGCTGCGGGCCGCGGCAGCGTTGGGGCGGTATATTGCGGATACGGTGGGTTGA
- the madM gene encoding malonate transporter subunit MadM gives MWHDIEHVFIEQSLVAAFAVVGALILVSNLAAKRFTRGRVHGSAIAIVLGLGLAYVGGLYTGGKKGVADIPALAGIGLMGGAMLRDFAIVATAFEVDVIEARRAGLVGVLALALGTIIPFLVGTLTAVAFGYHDAVSITTIGAGAITYIVGPVTGAAIGADSTVMALSIATGVTKAVMVMVGTPLVAKLIGLDNPRSAMAYGGLMGTVSGVAGGLAATDPKLVPYGALTATFHTGIGCLVGPSIFYLTVRALVG, from the coding sequence ATCTGGCACGACATCGAGCACGTCTTCATCGAGCAGAGCCTGGTGGCGGCCTTCGCGGTGGTGGGCGCCCTGATCCTGGTCTCCAACCTGGCGGCCAAACGCTTCACGCGGGGCCGCGTTCACGGCTCGGCCATCGCGATCGTGCTGGGGCTGGGGCTCGCCTATGTCGGCGGGCTCTACACCGGCGGGAAGAAGGGCGTCGCCGACATCCCGGCGCTGGCCGGGATCGGCCTGATGGGCGGCGCGATGCTGCGCGACTTCGCCATCGTGGCCACCGCGTTCGAGGTCGATGTGATCGAGGCGCGCCGGGCCGGGCTGGTCGGCGTGCTGGCGCTGGCGCTCGGCACGATCATCCCGTTCCTGGTCGGCACGCTCACCGCGGTGGCGTTCGGCTACCACGACGCGGTCTCGATCACGACCATCGGGGCGGGAGCGATCACCTACATCGTCGGCCCGGTGACCGGGGCGGCGATCGGAGCGGATTCCACCGTCATGGCGCTCTCCATCGCCACCGGGGTGACCAAGGCCGTGATGGTCATGGTCGGCACACCATTGGTTGCTAAGCTGATCGGCCTCGACAACCCACGGTCGGCTATGGCCTATGGCGGCCTGATGGGGACGGTGAGCGGGGTCGCGGGCGGGCTCGCGGCGACGGACCCGAAGCTAGTCCCGTACGGGGCGCTCACCGCGACCTTCCATACCGGGATCGGCTGCCTCGTCGGTCCCTCGATCTTCTACTTGACGGTGCGGGCTCTGGTCGGTTGA
- the madL gene encoding malonate transporter subunit MadL, producing MIVLGVALLAACTLVGVYLGDLLGVALGVKANVGGVGIAMILLIVARLWLSRRGGLTKGVQFGVEFWAGMYIPIVVAMAAQQNVVAAVSGGPIVVIAATGSLVLCFGAVALLSRIGRRDPGSPEVEHGGSVIGGEAVPAPTGKQG from the coding sequence ATGATCGTCCTGGGTGTCGCCCTCCTCGCCGCGTGCACGCTGGTCGGCGTGTATCTCGGCGATCTCCTCGGCGTCGCGCTGGGGGTGAAGGCCAATGTCGGCGGCGTCGGCATCGCCATGATCCTGCTGATCGTCGCCCGGCTCTGGCTGTCCCGCCGGGGCGGCCTGACCAAGGGCGTGCAGTTCGGCGTCGAGTTCTGGGCCGGCATGTACATCCCGATCGTTGTCGCCATGGCGGCCCAGCAGAACGTGGTCGCGGCGGTGAGCGGCGGCCCGATCGTGGTCATCGCGGCCACCGGCTCCCTGGTCCTGTGCTTCGGCGCGGTGGCGCTGCTGAGCCGGATCGGCCGGCGCGATCCCGGCAGCCCGGAGGTCGAGCACGGCGGCTCGGTGATCGGCGGCGAGGCCGTTCCGGCGCCGACCGGGAAACAGGGGTGA
- the mdcA gene encoding malonate decarboxylase subunit alpha, producing MTQWRGEREARDARIAAGRAHADGKVVPAGSVVDLLEAVLRPGDRVCLEGDNQKQADCLARGLAACDAGKVHDLHMVQSGIVLPEHLDVFETGIAKRLDYSYSGPQGARIAKMLYGGQIQLGAVHTYLELFARYFVDLTPHVALIAGVSADRDGNLYTGPNTEDTPTVVEATAFKNGVVIAQVNQIVDKVPRVDIPGDRIDFVVEADTPFYVEPLFTRDPAAMTETQILIAMMAIKGIYAEYGIRRLNHGIGFGTAAIELLLPTYGEKLGLKGKICTHWALNPHPTLIPAIESGWVQQVHCFGSEVGMDRYIRARPDIFFTGADGSLRSNRAFCQTAGLYACDMFIGATLQIDLMGHSSTITQSRVAGFGGAPNMGSDPHGRRHPSDAWMKAGREGQVVGDPALMRGRKLVVQLVETFGEKLVPTFVEKLDALELAKKIGLELAPVMIYADDVTHIVTEEGIANLLLCRDADEREQAIRGVAGYTEVGRGRDRAKVEELRARGVIRRPEDLGIEPLDADRALLAAKSIKDLVHWSGGLYEPPAKFRNW from the coding sequence ATGACCCAGTGGCGCGGCGAACGAGAGGCGCGCGACGCACGCATCGCGGCGGGGCGCGCCCATGCCGACGGCAAGGTCGTGCCGGCTGGCTCCGTGGTCGATCTGCTGGAGGCGGTGCTGCGCCCCGGCGACAGGGTCTGCCTGGAGGGCGACAACCAGAAGCAGGCGGATTGCCTGGCCCGGGGGCTTGCGGCCTGCGACGCGGGCAAGGTCCACGACCTGCACATGGTCCAGTCGGGCATCGTGCTGCCGGAGCATCTCGACGTGTTCGAGACCGGCATCGCCAAGCGGCTCGACTACTCGTATTCCGGCCCGCAGGGCGCGCGCATCGCCAAGATGCTCTACGGCGGCCAGATCCAGCTCGGCGCGGTGCACACGTATCTCGAGCTGTTCGCCCGCTACTTCGTGGACCTCACGCCCCACGTCGCGCTGATCGCCGGCGTCTCGGCGGACCGCGACGGCAACCTCTATACCGGGCCCAACACCGAGGACACGCCCACCGTCGTGGAGGCCACCGCCTTCAAGAACGGCGTCGTCATCGCCCAGGTGAATCAGATCGTCGACAAGGTCCCGCGGGTCGACATCCCGGGCGACCGAATCGACTTCGTGGTCGAGGCCGACACGCCGTTCTACGTCGAGCCGCTGTTCACCCGCGATCCTGCGGCGATGACCGAGACCCAGATCCTGATCGCCATGATGGCGATCAAGGGGATCTATGCGGAATACGGCATCCGAAGGCTCAACCATGGGATCGGCTTCGGCACGGCCGCAATCGAGCTGCTGCTGCCGACCTACGGTGAGAAGCTGGGCCTGAAGGGGAAGATCTGCACCCATTGGGCGCTCAATCCGCACCCGACGCTGATTCCGGCGATCGAATCCGGCTGGGTCCAACAGGTCCACTGCTTCGGCTCGGAAGTCGGCATGGATCGCTACATCCGCGCGCGGCCGGATATCTTCTTCACCGGGGCCGATGGCTCCCTGCGCTCGAACCGGGCCTTCTGCCAGACCGCCGGCCTCTACGCCTGCGATATGTTCATCGGCGCGACCCTCCAGATCGACCTGATGGGCCATTCGTCGACGATCACGCAGTCGCGGGTGGCCGGCTTCGGTGGCGCGCCCAACATGGGCTCGGATCCGCATGGCCGCCGCCACCCGTCCGATGCCTGGATGAAGGCCGGGCGCGAAGGTCAGGTCGTCGGCGATCCGGCGCTGATGCGCGGGCGCAAGCTGGTGGTGCAGCTGGTCGAGACCTTCGGGGAGAAGCTGGTGCCGACCTTCGTCGAGAAGCTCGACGCCCTGGAGCTGGCCAAAAAGATCGGGCTCGAGCTGGCCCCGGTGATGATCTACGCCGACGACGTCACCCACATCGTCACCGAGGAGGGCATCGCCAACCTCCTCCTGTGCCGGGACGCCGACGAGCGCGAGCAGGCGATCCGCGGGGTCGCGGGCTACACCGAGGTCGGCCGCGGCCGGGACCGGGCCAAGGTCGAGGAGCTGCGCGCCCGCGGGGTGATCCGCCGGCCGGAGGATCTCGGCATCGAGCCCCTCGACGCCGACCGCGCGCTGCTCGCGGCCAAGTCGATCAAGGATCTCGTGCACTGGTCGGGGGGCCTCTACGAGCCGCCCGCGAAGTTCCGGAACTGGTAG
- the mdcC gene encoding malonate decarboxylase acyl carrier protein, with protein MESLTFRHTTRKPLPGSVSNAITGVVASGNLEILLERVLPPDACEVAIETPIAGYGAVWEAVVADFVARAQPGGLRISINDGGARPDTVSLRLLQGARLMEA; from the coding sequence ATGGAATCCCTGACCTTCCGCCACACTACCAGAAAGCCGCTGCCCGGCTCGGTCTCGAACGCCATCACGGGCGTGGTGGCGTCGGGCAACCTGGAGATCCTGCTGGAGCGGGTGCTTCCGCCGGATGCCTGCGAAGTCGCGATCGAGACGCCGATCGCCGGCTACGGCGCGGTCTGGGAGGCGGTGGTGGCGGATTTCGTCGCACGCGCCCAGCCCGGGGGCCTGCGCATCAGCATCAATGACGGCGGCGCCCGTCCCGACACCGTATCGTTGCGCCTGCTCCAGGGCGCCCGGCTGATGGAGGCCTGA
- a CDS encoding biotin-independent malonate decarboxylase subunit beta: protein MAGARAASTDPDALSWYEATARQRVVALADPGSVEEFLPPTERRMSPHLPLFDLPRAFDDGIVVGRAALDGKPVLVAAQEGRFMGGAFGEIHGAKLVGLLRAALTLKPAAVLILFDTGGVRLQEANAGETTIAETMRAIVDVRAAGIPVIGLIGGRAGCYGGGGLIAGTCSRLAVSEGGRISVSGPEVIETNKGAEEFDSRDRALVWRTMGGKHRRLIGGADAFCADTVSAFRRAALDLIGRAPTFDLATLEAEQARLESRIARFGDCRDATEIWARLGVNDPEAVPAMDTRAFDETVSRVGEADHDAR, encoded by the coding sequence ATGGCTGGCGCACGTGCCGCGAGCACCGACCCGGACGCCCTGAGCTGGTACGAGGCCACCGCCCGCCAGCGCGTGGTGGCGCTGGCCGATCCCGGCAGCGTTGAGGAGTTCCTGCCCCCGACCGAGCGGCGCATGAGCCCGCACCTGCCGCTGTTCGACCTGCCGCGGGCCTTCGACGACGGTATCGTGGTCGGCCGCGCCGCGCTCGACGGCAAGCCGGTGCTCGTCGCCGCCCAGGAGGGCCGGTTCATGGGCGGCGCCTTCGGGGAGATCCATGGGGCGAAGCTCGTCGGGCTCCTGCGCGCCGCGCTCACCCTGAAGCCGGCGGCCGTGCTGATCCTGTTCGACACCGGCGGCGTCCGGCTGCAGGAGGCCAATGCCGGCGAGACCACCATCGCCGAGACCATGCGGGCGATCGTCGACGTCCGGGCTGCCGGCATCCCGGTCATCGGGCTGATCGGCGGCCGCGCCGGCTGCTACGGCGGCGGCGGCCTGATCGCCGGCACCTGCTCCCGGCTCGCCGTCTCGGAGGGCGGCCGGATCTCGGTCTCGGGCCCCGAGGTGATCGAGACCAACAAGGGCGCCGAGGAGTTCGATTCCCGCGACCGGGCCCTGGTCTGGCGGACCATGGGCGGCAAGCACCGGCGGCTGATCGGCGGGGCCGACGCGTTCTGCGCCGACACCGTATCGGCCTTCCGGCGGGCGGCGCTCGACCTGATCGGTCGGGCGCCGACCTTCGATCTCGCGACGCTGGAGGCCGAGCAGGCCCGGCTCGAATCCCGGATCGCGCGCTTCGGCGATTGCCGGGACGCCACCGAAATCTGGGCCCGGCTCGGCGTCAACGATCCGGAGGCGGTGCCCGCCATGGACACGCGCGCCTTCGACGAGACCGTATCCCGGGTGGGGGAGGCCGACCATGACGCTCGCTGA
- the mdcE gene encoding biotin-independent malonate decarboxylase subunit gamma, with translation MTLAEILAGLFPQGHSVTVRDGLVTGSGPFAGETIHVVGIDGDTPLGVDGALVLSRAVLDVVRAGDKAPILVVVDSDSQRMSRRDELLGLNECLAHLAKALLLADRSGHPTIGLIYGHSAAGAFIATALATRVLAALPGANPSVMDLPSVAKVTKLPLDKLQEMAKSTPVFAPGLDNMVAAGAVHVVLDPARPLDAQIRDLIATQTPGDNRDRLGAERGGRPVAQEIAEAVIAQARRG, from the coding sequence ATGACGCTCGCTGAGATCCTGGCCGGGCTCTTTCCGCAGGGCCATTCCGTCACTGTGCGCGACGGCCTCGTGACCGGCAGCGGCCCGTTCGCGGGGGAAACGATCCACGTCGTCGGAATCGACGGCGATACGCCGCTCGGGGTCGATGGCGCGCTGGTCCTGTCGCGGGCCGTGCTCGATGTCGTGCGGGCCGGCGACAAGGCGCCGATCCTGGTGGTGGTCGATTCCGACAGCCAGCGCATGAGCCGGCGCGACGAGTTGCTGGGGCTCAACGAGTGCCTGGCCCATCTCGCCAAGGCTCTGCTGCTCGCCGACCGCTCCGGCCACCCGACCATCGGGCTGATCTACGGCCACTCCGCCGCCGGCGCGTTCATCGCCACCGCGCTGGCGACCCGGGTGCTCGCCGCGCTGCCGGGCGCCAACCCGAGCGTGATGGATCTACCCTCCGTGGCGAAGGTGACCAAGCTCCCGCTGGACAAGCTTCAGGAGATGGCGAAGTCGACCCCGGTCTTCGCCCCGGGGCTCGACAACATGGTGGCCGCCGGCGCGGTCCACGTGGTGCTCGATCCGGCCCGGCCGCTCGACGCCCAGATCCGCGACCTGATCGCCACCCAGACACCCGGCGACAATCGCGACCGCCTCGGCGCGGAACGCGGCGGTCGGCCGGTGGCGCAGGAGATCGCGGAGGCGGTGATCGCGCAGGCCCGGCGCGGGTAG
- the mdcG gene encoding malonate decarboxylase holo-[acyl-carrier-protein] synthase, with protein MAQIHRAHIEPRPPRIFTRQDLVRVDPEAWSSWLGTRADLAGVPHLAVWVGAGRPLIVRRRVPGEGAETVPLGLPLPPADGKRRIGLALPAERLTRLDSPSLAEVAPHAPPAWHGTIAAVVALGDRYGVTPRPFGGLLWQAVTGLTYLSPASDLDLLWPCPGPVPAGLLDRLAAIADIAPMRLDGEILLPDGTGLHWRELRDAPEGGTVLAKGLDGLAMWPVAPLRSRETA; from the coding sequence ATGGCACAGATCCACAGAGCGCACATCGAACCCCGCCCGCCTCGCATTTTCACCCGGCAGGACCTCGTCCGCGTCGATCCCGAAGCCTGGTCATCCTGGCTCGGCACCCGCGCCGACCTCGCCGGTGTGCCGCACCTCGCTGTCTGGGTCGGGGCGGGGCGTCCGCTGATCGTCCGCCGCCGGGTCCCGGGGGAGGGCGCTGAGACGGTCCCCCTCGGGCTGCCGCTGCCGCCCGCCGACGGCAAGCGCCGGATCGGCCTTGCCCTGCCGGCCGAACGCCTGACCCGCCTGGACAGCCCGAGCCTCGCCGAGGTGGCTCCCCATGCGCCTCCCGCCTGGCACGGGACCATCGCGGCCGTGGTGGCGCTCGGCGACCGTTACGGCGTGACACCGCGGCCGTTCGGTGGTCTCCTGTGGCAGGCGGTCACCGGCTTGACGTATCTGAGTCCCGCCTCCGACCTCGACCTGCTCTGGCCCTGCCCGGGGCCGGTACCGGCCGGCCTGCTCGACCGGCTCGCTGCCATCGCGGACATCGCCCCGATGCGTCTCGACGGCGAGATCCTGCTGCCGGACGGGACCGGCCTGCACTGGCGCGAGTTGCGCGACGCGCCCGAGGGCGGCACCGTGCTGGCCAAGGGCCTCGACGGGCTCGCCATGTGGCCTGTCGCCCCCCTGCGCTCCCGGGAGACCGCATGA
- a CDS encoding acyltransferase domain-containing protein, giving the protein MSVAILLSGQGGQHPGMFDLTAGHPAAQAVFAAAAPLLGGTDPRDLARSGGDALHGNRTGQILCCVAALAAWRGLALSGRAIVAGYSIGDLAAWGLAGRISDADVLALAARRAEAMDSASGEGFGLAGIRGLGLDALEALAGRHACHLAIRNASDSGVVGGRCDALEVLCRDAIGAGAQRAVVLPVHTPSHTPLLAEASDAFRGALDAVTLHRPQAGAPRLVSGLDGATMFRPEDGLDKLARQISHTIDWAACLEAAREYGADRVIELGPGRALATMARSALPDARVHALEEFRSLGGVTAWLTQP; this is encoded by the coding sequence ATGAGTGTCGCGATCCTGCTCTCCGGCCAGGGCGGCCAGCATCCGGGGATGTTCGACCTCACCGCCGGCCATCCCGCGGCGCAGGCCGTCTTCGCTGCCGCCGCGCCGCTGCTGGGCGGCACCGACCCGCGCGACCTCGCCCGCAGCGGCGGCGACGCGCTCCACGGCAACCGGACGGGCCAGATCCTGTGCTGCGTCGCCGCGCTCGCCGCCTGGCGCGGGCTGGCTTTGTCCGGCCGCGCCATCGTGGCCGGCTACAGCATCGGTGATCTCGCCGCCTGGGGCCTCGCCGGTCGGATCTCCGACGCCGACGTCCTGGCGCTGGCCGCCCGGCGCGCAGAGGCCATGGATTCCGCCTCCGGGGAGGGGTTCGGGCTCGCCGGGATCCGGGGCCTCGGGCTCGACGCACTCGAGGCCCTGGCCGGGCGTCACGCATGCCACCTCGCCATCCGCAACGCCTCGGACAGCGGCGTCGTGGGGGGGCGATGCGATGCGCTCGAAGTCCTGTGCCGGGACGCCATCGGGGCCGGCGCGCAGCGGGCGGTGGTGCTGCCGGTTCACACGCCCTCGCACACGCCGCTGCTGGCCGAGGCCAGCGATGCGTTCCGCGGCGCACTCGATGCCGTCACCCTGCACCGCCCGCAGGCCGGTGCCCCGCGCCTCGTCAGCGGGCTCGACGGGGCGACGATGTTCCGGCCCGAGGACGGCCTCGACAAGCTGGCACGCCAGATCTCCCATACCATCGACTGGGCAGCCTGCCTCGAAGCCGCCCGGGAATACGGCGCCGACCGGGTCATCGAACTCGGCCCCGGCCGCGCGCTGGCCACGATGGCGCGGTCGGCCCTGCCTGACGCCCGGGTCCACGCGCTGGAGGAATTCCGGTCCCTTGGTGGCGTCACCGCCTGGCTGACCCAACCCTAG
- the gmd gene encoding GDP-mannose 4,6-dehydratase, producing the protein MTAKRALITGITGQDGAYLAQLLLHKGYTVTGIVRRSSHAGVFDHRLKWLGILGDVELVDGNLLDQSALLRIVQSTKPDEIYNLAAQSFVTSSWQQPLLTGQVTGLGAVHMLECLRSVAPNARYYQASTSEMFGLIQEERQSETTPFYPRSPYGVAKLYAHWMTINYRESFGLHASNGILFNHESPLRGVEFVTRKVTDAVARIKLGMQKELRLGNIDAKRDWGHARDYVEAMWLMLQQEKPDDYVIATGRTTTVRDMCVIAFKHVGLNIDDHLIIDPAFFRPAEVEVLLGNPAKAKATFGWEAQTSLESLITEMVEADIKRLSANA; encoded by the coding sequence ATGACAGCCAAGCGCGCGCTGATCACGGGGATTACGGGCCAGGACGGCGCGTATCTGGCGCAGCTGCTGCTGCACAAGGGCTACACGGTCACCGGCATCGTACGCCGCTCCAGCCATGCCGGGGTGTTCGACCACCGGTTGAAGTGGCTCGGCATCTTGGGCGATGTCGAACTCGTGGACGGCAACCTGCTGGACCAGTCTGCGCTGCTGCGGATCGTCCAGAGCACCAAGCCGGACGAGATCTACAACCTCGCCGCCCAGTCCTTCGTCACCTCGTCATGGCAACAGCCGTTGCTCACCGGCCAGGTGACCGGTCTCGGCGCCGTGCATATGCTCGAATGCCTGCGCTCGGTGGCGCCGAATGCGCGCTATTACCAGGCCTCGACCTCTGAAATGTTCGGGCTGATCCAGGAAGAGCGCCAGAGCGAGACGACGCCGTTCTACCCGCGCTCGCCCTACGGCGTGGCCAAGCTCTACGCGCACTGGATGACCATCAACTACCGCGAGAGCTTCGGGCTGCACGCCTCGAACGGCATCCTGTTCAACCACGAGAGCCCGCTGCGCGGCGTCGAGTTCGTCACCCGCAAGGTCACCGACGCGGTGGCCCGGATCAAGCTCGGCATGCAGAAGGAGCTGCGGCTGGGTAACATCGATGCCAAGCGGGACTGGGGCCACGCCCGGGACTACGTCGAGGCGATGTGGCTGATGCTGCAGCAGGAAAAGCCGGACGACTACGTCATCGCCACCGGCCGGACCACCACGGTGCGGGACATGTGCGTGATCGCGTTCAAGCATGTCGGCCTGAACATCGACGACCACCTGATCATCGACCCGGCGTTCTTCCGGCCGGCGGAGGTCGAGGTGCTGCTGGGCAACCCGGCCAAGGCCAAGGCCACCTTCGGCTGGGAGGCGCAGACCAGCCTCGAGTCGTTGATCACTGAGATGGTCGAGGCTGACATCAAGCGCCTCAGCGCCAACGCGTAG
- a CDS encoding aldehyde dehydrogenase: MKTYQLYIDGQDVDPIDGSWFESVDPYRGESWARIPRASKADVDKAVAAAKRAMWEGPWATMTASARGKVLRRIGDLVERDAKALAEVEVRDNGKLFAEMYGQTRYQPEWWWYYAGLADKVEGAQVPIDKPETFAFTRHEPVGVVGALTAWNSPLLFVAWKCAPALAAGCAVVVKPSEFASASTLEFARLTKEAGLPDGMFNVVTGYGGEAGSAIVEHPDVAKITFTGSDITGAKVYEAAARQIKRVSLELGGKSPNIVFADADLKAAAAGAISGIFAATGQTCIAGSRLLVQNSIREAFVERLVDLARTARLGDPMQPDTNIGPITTPPQYAKVLDYIALAKSEGARCVFGGNPASGPGVIGGQFVEPTIFTGVTNDMRIAQEEVFGPVLSIIGFEDEAEALRLGNDVIYGLAAGVWTQDIGRALRMSKGLRAGTVWVNTYRAVSYMMPFGGMKRSGIGRESGIESIREYLETKSVWISTSRNAPENPFVMR, translated from the coding sequence GTGAAAACCTACCAGCTCTACATCGACGGCCAGGACGTCGATCCGATTGACGGCTCGTGGTTCGAGTCCGTCGACCCCTACCGGGGCGAGTCTTGGGCCCGCATACCCCGCGCGTCCAAAGCCGACGTCGACAAGGCGGTGGCGGCGGCAAAGCGCGCCATGTGGGAGGGGCCCTGGGCCACCATGACCGCCTCGGCCCGGGGCAAGGTCCTGCGCCGGATCGGCGATCTCGTAGAGCGCGATGCGAAGGCGCTCGCCGAGGTCGAGGTCCGCGACAACGGCAAGCTGTTCGCCGAGATGTACGGGCAGACCCGCTACCAGCCCGAATGGTGGTGGTATTACGCGGGCCTCGCCGACAAGGTCGAAGGCGCCCAGGTGCCGATCGACAAACCCGAGACGTTCGCGTTCACCCGGCACGAGCCGGTGGGCGTCGTCGGGGCGCTCACCGCCTGGAACTCGCCACTGCTGTTCGTCGCCTGGAAATGCGCACCGGCGCTCGCGGCCGGCTGCGCCGTCGTGGTCAAGCCGTCTGAATTCGCCTCCGCGAGCACGCTGGAATTCGCCCGGCTGACTAAGGAGGCCGGGCTCCCGGACGGGATGTTCAACGTCGTCACCGGCTACGGCGGCGAGGCCGGCAGCGCCATCGTCGAGCACCCGGATGTCGCCAAGATCACCTTCACCGGCTCAGATATCACCGGCGCGAAGGTCTACGAGGCGGCCGCGCGCCAGATCAAGCGGGTCTCCCTCGAACTCGGCGGCAAATCGCCCAACATCGTCTTCGCCGATGCCGACCTTAAAGCCGCGGCTGCCGGGGCGATCTCGGGCATCTTCGCTGCCACTGGACAGACCTGCATCGCCGGCTCGCGGTTGCTCGTTCAGAACAGCATCCGCGAGGCATTCGTCGAGCGACTGGTGGATCTTGCCCGCACCGCCCGGCTCGGCGATCCCATGCAGCCAGACACCAACATCGGGCCGATTACCACGCCGCCCCAGTATGCGAAGGTGCTGGATTACATCGCGCTCGCCAAGAGCGAGGGTGCGCGCTGCGTGTTCGGCGGCAACCCGGCCTCCGGTCCCGGCGTGATCGGTGGTCAGTTCGTCGAGCCGACGATCTTCACGGGCGTCACCAACGACATGCGCATCGCACAGGAGGAGGTGTTCGGCCCGGTCCTGTCGATCATTGGCTTCGAGGACGAGGCCGAGGCGCTGCGCCTCGGCAACGACGTGATCTACGGATTGGCGGCTGGCGTCTGGACACAGGATATCGGCCGTGCCCTGCGCATGTCGAAGGGCCTGCGCGCCGGAACTGTCTGGGTGAACACCTACCGCGCCGTCAGCTACATGATGCCATTCGGCGGCATGAAGCGCTCCGGCATCGGCCGCGAAAGCGGCATCGAGTCCATCCGCGAGTACCTGGAGACCAAGAGCGTCTGGATCTCGACGAGCCGCAACGCGCCAGAAAATCCGTTCGTCATGCGGTAG